The region GCCCTCAGAATAGATCTTACAAGAAAAAGCATCTTCTCTAAATACAGGGCGCTACTAATCTGATTAGTTGAACCAGCAAACCTTAGAAGATATTTCAATTAGATTTTAACTTTTGTCTGCATCACCTGGCTTCAAACAGAATACTTCCCCAGCTCACACCCCATAACTCATTAAAACACAGTATAAGTAATTTCCTGTAGGACTAAAATAGGTAACATTTGTAATCATTAGATCCGTTGTTGAATGGGTAAAAAACCCAGATGCTTTGAAATGCTGAACAGTAGCTTTCACaacatattttattaataatcCAGAAAGAAATCAGCTTCATAATTACAGCAAAAGGTTTTGGAAGAATTTTAGATGTATGGACTTTGGGGGTTCCATGATTACCTCTCATGGATATCTACATACTTGTAAATTGAGCCAATTTACCATAGATTTTTCTCTCTAATTTGTAgccctgaaaacagcttaaggcATGAAAATCAAGCGGTCTTTCCTAGCCTGAGCATCACCCCCAGTAAGAGGCTTTGCAGGCCAAATTTGGACCTCAGTTTTGTTTGTGAAACCCCAGTGTTTGGTACAGGGGGCACAAGGTATAACGGAGGGAGAAGCTGAACATATTGCCATTCTGTTGATCTGAGAGTCAGAAGAGAATCCAGTTCCCTATCCCCCAAGCTTTGTTGTGTCTATGGTGAGGATAGTAAGAAGCAgtataaacttatttttgtcatTTAAGTCAGCAGAAAGGACTATGGGCACAAGGagcagatctgctgagtaagATGCCGTTCATATGCAGTTATTCCTCTAATCATAACTTCACGTGAACCTACACTGGCCACCATGTTGCACCTCCATACACTAGTCTCATTTCCAGAGCTCAAACGGGGTTTCTGTTTTATATAAATTGCTGTAGTTGTTGCTTCAGAGCCCACTGACTCCCAAAGCACCATTCTCTGGGATGGTAGTTTGCCATTAGCATAGCAGGTTACAAATGGGACTCAGCACTTCCACCCAATTCAGTACGTACCTGCGCTTAGGAGATGCTGATCTAGATGGTGATCTTGAATAACTCTGCTCTCGACTTCTGCTTCCACTTCTGCTCTCCCTTCCTTTCTGAATGCTATGAAGGACAGAATCCAAGTAAGATTTAGATTTAAgcgctagggggaaaaaaaaaaaaaaaaaaaaaaaaggtagtctATATCATGTGGAATCTTACCCATTCACTGGGCTGTTGGAATTCATTCTTTTTGTTCCATCCATTTTTCTTTTGGCATTCTTCATCGCCTGCACAGCAAGTGGGGAAGGTTTATTTCCTTTACCTTCTTTTGGAGattctaaaagaaaaatgtaaaagtttACACTTCATCCGCCCCCACATGCGTATCAAAGAGATGTCAATCTTTAGCGGGCAACCCAATGATAAGGAGTGGCAAGCAGTAGTTGAATGGGTCACCTGCCCTCACTAATGAGGGCAAGGATCGACTAATTACCAGATCCCTCTAGATACCCTTTGCTGTACATTCAGATAAAGGGTGAAACTTGAACACCTTTAGGTAAGTCACGAGTTATTCAAATCTAAAGTAAATTTCTGAGGCTGTAAACCTagtacattaaaaaacaaaacccccaaaacttATCCTAAAACAGACTTTAAACAGTGAAAAAACCTTTAATAGAACTGCCTGAACCGGCATTTTATGTAATATGTCACACAATTTTCAATACCTTGGAAAGGCAGATACTAGTGTATCTTCAAGAGGGCTCTGTTAGGCAAAAGATAGTTTCCAAACATAGTTTTTTCCCAAGAGCACCTTCTTTAAAGGTGTTAAACTGGTATTCACAGATTTAGGTTGTATTTGATTCATTAAAAGGTCCAACTCTTTCCTCTTTGTTTCAAGGAAATTTAAATGCCAgatttttttgtaaagggaatttTAACTAGCCAGAAGTAACTAGTTTTTATACACACATTTCAGTTGAATAGAGAACAGGGCACTCTCCCTTCACACACAGCCATTCCTCCACCACCCTTCCCAGCGCATACAGTTACTGGAGCAGAAGCGTTTGAAAAGTGAACACGTTGGCTCTCTCCACTAGACAATGCTTTTGCTTGTTCTCCCACTACAACGAATAGTTTCGTGTCATGTCCCAATGCTGCCTTTCTTCTAGCACACATACTAACATGAGGCCaagaaaaagaatgggaaaaaaatctcatgaggAGTTTGACTACCCCTTTCTACAGAGTGAGGACGCTGCAAAATAGCGGCATTTGCATCCTCATTTGGAATATAGCCAGCTTAATAAGGAATACCTGCAATCTAAAATAGCCTGACTGAGACAGGATTCTTACTCAAGTTATGAAGTCACTGTAATACTCCCAAAATATGGGAGAATGCAATGCAGTCCAAATATGCAAACTAGGTACATTGACACCAACCATTTTTAGGAACAGGGGAAAACCCTGACGTGTTCTCCAAATTGGGAGTCTTGTCGGGTAGCAGACCTTTAGCTAGTGCTTTTGCCTCTTCAATGGCTAGTTTTTTCTTTTCTACTTTGCTTTCCAGATAAGACAAGTCAACCTGcaaatgcacatttaaaaaaaaaaaaaaaaaaaaaaaaaaatcagttctctgTACTGTTTCAATTGACCATCCATGCTTAGAAGAAGGGATACGAGACTCAGAGTCTGGAATCTGCTCCCAGAgaagtgggagttttgcaatgGAAGCAGGATGTCTTACCCTATGATCTGAGAATACACATCGTATAAAACAATAGCGAACCTTTTTCCGAGTATACAGCTGCAGGATTTTTATACAAATCCCTTGAATTTCCTCCTCTGTTGCTCCAAACAGCAGAAACCAGTGAGGACGATTAGGAAGTGGGATCTACAATTGAGAAATCATACATTCAGTTTTCTATTTCTACATGAAAACCTTAATGTAAACTTAGACAAAATATAAATAGATCTTTCACCTCCAATGTTCTAGCTGCAAGGTAGATACAGGCACAAGCAATACTTTCTGGCTGGAATCTTACAAAGACATCTGTTCGTAGACTGTCATTCATGTAATTCCTGAAAGACACAATAAGGGAACAATTGCAACCCCCTGCAGAATGCCTCTCTGTTCTATTCTCTTCAATTCTACAGTAACTACTTCTCTGTGCATTCTATTACTAAGCTCAAATGCTATATTCCTGTAAATCTGAAGAGAAGTTAGAAAAATTTCTTCAAGGGGATGGATATGTGGTTGGGAATAAGTTTCTGACTGGCTGTCAGACAAATCAGTTATGAAAGAGAACCAATTTTAACTTTACTTTTCCCTCTAGATCTACTGGCCTGCTCTCAtgcaaaaacaaatgtttttgtaGAGACCACATATAATCTGTAAAGAACTCAGTAATAGAAATCTAGGCTCAATCCCAGAGTGCAGAGAAGCATGCAAACTCAAAGCTAGTGTTCAAAGTTGCCGATCCTGCTGAAGTTCTCCGGAGAAATGCAATCCACTTCAGCGTGTACCCATTTCCACTGGAAAGTTTTTGGAACCTGTCCATTTTCCATTAGTGAGACAGCATCCAAGACAGAATCCATTTGTGATGCAAAAAGCTAGTCGTGGAAGAAATCCAGGTATTTGGGATCATCAGTGCAGAGGACAGTTCAGTATTCAAACAGATCTCCTCTTCTCTGGCATATGACAGTATCGTTTCCAAATGTCCCATTTCAACAAGGTTTCTTAAAATGAATATTCACAGAATGAGACAACTGTAAAATATTGCACATATTCCACAACAGTCAGTacatactttaaaatattttgattttaaatccTCAAGGAAGTTTGTATTTTCAAAGTCCTTGCATCTGAATTTGTCAACCAATACAATGTTTAAAGgtataacttttaaaaagtatttctttCAAGCAGCGTGTCAGGTGGGCAAGAGAGAAAACACCACCCAGAACAAAGGCCACCATATAGTTATACAAGCTTTCTGAGAAGAGAGTTTGAAATTGATCGTGGGGGTATGCAGCACACAAGGATGCCCAAACCAGAGCCCACAGCCCATTTAAAACCAGTTTACAGAAAGAGGAGGTGCTCATGAATCTCATTCCCATCTACGTGTTTTAGTCCTTTACTAGGTATTTCAGTTCTAATACATGGGGATCGACTGACCATTGGGAAAAAAGTGGCAAGTTAGAGGCTTAGTCTTGACTCTCCTTCACCTTGCCCATGAGGAAAGCTTAAACTAAGTCATGCTTTTCTAACACCGTTTTTTGCTATGGAGAAGACACTTTGAAGGAGATCAGAGAAAGTCTTTGTGAAATGAAGTGCAGCGAGAGAAGTAGTATTCACAAGGTATGAAGGATGATTGGGCTCCCTTTCCCAAACTGCTAAACAAAAACTAACTTGCTAACTGTGCAGCTGGCCTTTTGGGCTCTGAGTTTGAGGGCATGTAGAATTAAACATGTGTCACATTACTTCAGCTTTAAGTTGTTCTCTAAAACCACTGCACTTCAAACATTAGTTATACTGGATACCCATGACTTTCCAGGTACTGGAAGCAATGAATGGTTAGGGAATTGCTCTAATAGTTATTCCGCTACATcccaaacaaaaaaggaaatttgTGCCTAATAGTCTTACTTCACATGTGAATTCTGAATGCAATTCAGAAAATGTCCAGTGTCATTGCTGTACTTCAGTTTGGAATTAAGACCTTCTACTCAAGTATTTTAAGTGTTGGATTAAATAACATACACAGATATGATAAAAACTGAAGTCTACCAGTTAGTTAATTCACCCAGAAGACTTAAATCCCACCTTAaatagttttgggtttttttttgcattttaaaaaggtaCAGCATCTTTAACATAGTTAAAGCATATTAACATTAACAGTTTTCAAAATTTAAACAATCAAGTTCTAAAATATACAATAGAGTCAAGggcacaacaacaaaaatcaaaagtATAAGCACAAGAAGCAGTTGGCCAGTTACTATACTATCGTATTTATACCACCTGTCTAGAGTCAGCCTTCTCTTTGTAGAGCCTGCTTTGGTTTGACTGAAGACGCAGTTATCCCTGCACCATAGCGCTTGGGCAGCAGAGGAGAAGTCTTAGTCACTTACCCTCAGAGGCTACCCTTTGATTAAAAGAGTACagaaaagaaaagtcaaaataGGTTCTCCACCAAACAGATCACAGTACCAGAGTTCAGTCAGCAGAAATATGACCTTTAGAT is a window of Emys orbicularis isolate rEmyOrb1 chromosome 22, rEmyOrb1.hap1, whole genome shotgun sequence DNA encoding:
- the CCNL2 gene encoding cyclin-L2 isoform X2, whose translation is MNDSLRTDVFVRFQPESIACACIYLAARTLEIPLPNRPHWFLLFGATEEEIQGICIKILQLYTRKKVDLSYLESKVEKKKLAIEEAKALAKGLLPDKTPNLENTSGFSPVPKNESPKEGKGNKPSPLAVQAMKNAKRKMDGTKRMNSNSPVNGIQKGRESRSGSRSREQSYSRSPSRSASPKRRKSESYSTSSGSKSHSRSRSRSDSPPRQFNHSASYKGSKMRSYKKSKDYKYSTHKPRKSRSRSSSRSRSHSRERSDHSGKYKKKSHYYRERHERSHSYERTGHRYDRDHPGHSRHRR